ATATGATTCCCACGTCAAAGACAACAATTTGGGTGTTATTTGCATAGAAGTACTGATCAGCTGTGCTCCAGGTACCCAGTCTGGTTCATTTGGACGACGGCATAACTTTCTATACCAAGCAGGATAACCTGCTAGGTGAGGTATTCGGGCAGGTAACATTTCACGTGTTGCATCCAAATACTCAAACTTTTTTTTTAAGCTATCTTCATCCTCTTCATCACTAGAATGTTCTATTTCAGATCTTGTAATACTTTCATCACTATTTATTATGGCCAATTCACTCTCAAAATAATTTGTTTCTATACTTTTCTTCTGTTGTAATTCACTACCTATACTGCACTTGTCAGGTTTATTCTTCTCTATAGAGCTCTTCTTGACAACacctttctttaaattaattttctgaacACTCCAATCCTGGTCCCACAGCCAAATATCTTCACGATATTTTTCTTCGTGCAGTAGTTTGCAAGATTCATCAGCTCGGCGACTTAACAGAAACCTGGCTTCACTATCTAAATCTTCAAATGTTTGCTGTGCATCAGAAAGAAACCTGCACCAGTTTGAATTGACAGGCAGGTAAGCTATGCTTAGTTCCAACATTCCTGCCAAAGTGACAGGATGAGGAAAACGTTCCAAAAATATTGGTAACAGCTTTGTTAGGATATTATGAGTAGCCATAACATCACCAGCACAATACATCATGAGTTGTTGAAACTGTTCCAATATCTCCGACAAAGAACCAGTCACGAACACATCACGACTACTTTTATCTAACATACTCCCACAATAGAGTTTATGAACTTCACTAAGACTGTTGAGAGAAGAATACTTTCGCCACTCATTATCTTCCTCACTTTGAACTTCAGTTTTCAACACTGCCCTCTGATAGCTGGTGACTCCACTTACACATACATGCATGGACATGGTGTCGACAAAACGTGTTCCTGTGCTTTCAAGCCAGTACTGCTCCTTTGTTCGAGCCCTGTCATAAGAGACATTGTGACCCACAACAACACGTGGTTTCTTGAGATCTTGCCTGTTGCCGCCCCATCCCCGTCGGGTAGGTCCAGACTCTAAAGGGATAAGATCTTCTATCATATAATGCTGTTTTCTCACAGAACTCACAGCTCCCTCCAGGAGTGAGTGACTCACCCAGCCATACCATGCCTTATTGCTGACTGCTGTAGCTAGAGTTGGCATCTGCCCATTACTCACACATACCTCTACATCAAACACGAAAGCATCTTCCTGAGGGAATGGTACAGAGTGTGGTTCCACCTCATTACAATATCTTGTCCAACCAGGCTGCAATATCCATTTCTCTGGTATTCTAGGAATGCCTGAAACTAATTCATTCAGCAGCTGTCTATATGGGGCACACTGGCGTTCACCTATAACATAAAAATGTTCTTCTATATTCTGTCCTTCTAATTTGGGAAGCTTTAGTGTAATATCATCCATTAACGTCTTCTCAACATTGAGAAGGTTGTGCTTGCTTAATTCCTGTTGGGCTCTTTCAACCTGCTCTGTGCTGGGTCCCTTACTTTCCTGATCTCTACCAAATAATTGTGAGAACAGAGATGGGGACAACATTTGTATATTGACTTCATTCCACCTGCTCTCATTCTTATTCTCATCATTTACACTTTTAGAACTTGGCTGACCTTTCCTATTCTTTTTGTTTTTAATTGAACTTTGAGAATCATACTTATTAACAGTAGCATGCACCTCTTCAAGAACAATATTTTCCCTACGCACATGTAGCTTGTCTGTAACATGATCAACAATTTCCTTTCTTGAACTGTGGGGCTGACACTCAGATAAAACTAAGTTTAAACTTTCCAGAGCACCTCGATTAATTGTTTGTAGAATGGATGACTTTCCCTTCTGTTTTGGTGGATGTGAATTTGATTTACTAGTTGCTAATACTTTCTTTGTTGATTTCTTTTTTATCTCTTCTAACTGCTCGCCACTGTATAGTGATGAACACTTATATCTTATTCGCATTTGCTGTAGTGGAACAAGTTTGGAAAGTGTTTGGGTGACTTCCTTCTTTGATGCAAAGGAGAGTAAATTTTCCATTCCACATTCCTATCCTTGTATACTCCAGTCTTCATAAACTGCAATAGTAGACACAAAAACTCTATGTGCCATCAATAATTGTTTAATGAGCAAACAAACCAACAGATGTCTTCAATAAACAATAGCTCACACAAGgcacacaaataaaaaatatttaaaaaaccaaCACAACAATGCAAGCAGAGCACACTGAATTCAAAAGTAATACACAGAGCAGTTACTGATCAGATGGAGAAAAACAAACCCAATACAATAAAGAGAGCTGATGAGAAGCAGCAGTTTACccaaaaagaaaataatgaataggtCACCCTTCCTCTCTTAGTTGAAAAATCTTATTTTTTTCCCCCTGTCACTTGCAGAAATTTTCTTTCAATCCTCTAATTTACAGCTGATAAATATCAAACACAACAACTATTTGAAGCTGTAATCACCTGTTGCTGTGACACACTTCCCAGTTGTGGTCAATACAAAATTAATTCGCACTCTACCTCTGCCCAGGAGACCATCTAATAAGTGTCTGAATGTGCCTGGTGGAACGGAAGCCTATTCTTCATGAAGAGCAGTAATCACGACAGATCATTATGTAAGTCATCAGCAGTCTACTTCACTCCACAGATATTCTATGAGATTCAGGTTAGAACTCTCGGCTGGTCAGTCcatttctggaaacttactgtcaatcaatccatcaatcactactgatctgcatttagggcagtcgcccaggtggcagattcccttctgttgttttcttagccctctcttaaatgatcgcaaaaaaattggaaaattattgaacatttcccttggtaagttattccaattcctaactccccttcctataaaagaatatttgccctaatttgtcctcttgaattctgactttatcttcatactgtgagctttcctacttttaaagacaccactcaaacttatttgtctactgatgtcctcccacgccatctctccactgacagctcggaacataccacttatgatatactaacaatttgttggttattttgatccaccttttcaatacaaattacagtttgtgttgctaagttgcaATGTTACAACaataatttaccgggacatgtttcgcttttattcataagcatcatcagcctatactattgcctcaaggtttgtcatttttgggttgttgttacaaatttcattacattgaatgtaaatctgatttcagtgataacaatatttaaaacaagaataatatacacattaaaaattatgacaatatgatttgaaatgttaaaatggattaactcttaattctaaaacacattgacgtccaaaacacagtttttaatttggctaaaaattatttgcaatgttaaaataaaattgattcaactataatttggcattaaaatttgagtcataaatataaatataaatattggatgttaatatataggagccatagtttttGAAGtgcgttattataacattatttagagagcacaattcttaactataattctcaatactgaaatgttactgtaatcttagaaaccaacgcacttcagaaactatggctcctatatattaacatccaatatttatatttatatttatgactcaaattttaatgccaaattatagttgaatcaattttattttaacattgcaaacaattttttaGCCAAATTataaactgtgttttggacgtcaatgtgttttagaattaagagttaatccattttaacatttcaaatcatattgtcataatttttaatgtgtatattattcttgttttaaatattgttatcactgaaatcagatttacattcaatgtaatgaaatttgtaacaacaacccaaaaatgacaaaccttgaggcaatagtataggctgatgatgcttatgaataaaagcgaaacatgtcccggtaaattagtgttgtaacattacaacttagcaacacaaactgtaatttgtattgaaaaggtggatcaaaataaccaacaaattgttagtatatcatagcatagttcaatacgggtcaaataatgagattagttacatctaacataccacttaatcgagcagctcgtctcctttctcccaagtcttcccagcccaaactgtgcaacatttttgtaacgctactcttttgtcggaaatcacccagaacaaatcgagctgcttttctttggattttttccagttcttgaatcaagtaatcctgggtgagggtcccatacactggaaccatactctagttggggtcttaccagagacttatatgccctctcctttacatccttactacaacccctaaatacccttataaccatgtgcagagatctgtaccctttattaacaatcatatttatgtgattaccccaatgaaggtctcttcttatattaacacctaggtacttacaatgatccccaaaaggaactttcaccccatcaacgcagtaattaaaactgagaggacttttcctatttgtgaaactcacaacctgacttttaaccccgtttatcatcataccactgcccacCGTACATctcgcaacactatcgaggtcaccctgcagccaggccccgatttcaagtagttagcgccctgggcaaacaatatttagcagcCCCCCACCCCctctctgctcgttttcctgttcctctaaaaaaataactgtttacaaattaaatattacaattttcaagattatgagttttaaaacagcacattatgcaaatacagttaattctcataattaaacttaccaggccaaataaaggtaacagccaaataagaatcgtactgtttttatttttattggtttaGTTTGacagtttgtatgtaagtaaataattttagaaataagacacattttcttcataaaatttaaatatatagattaaattcaggttttaaagttagaatagtttaaattcttttatataggctaataatataattggaataatttgtggaatgtaaaatgaatttgagtgtaatgaatttaagacgtaattacgCCGGCCATAATTACTCGTTCCGCCGGCCACCGCCCcccaaaaactggcgccctgggcaaatgcccagtccgcccatttgtaaatcggggcctgcctgcagccgctcacaatcttgtaaattatttattactctgtacagaataacatcatctgcaaacagccttatctctgattccacttctttacacatatcattgatataccggtatataagaaaacataaaggtccaataatactgccttgagcaattcccctcttaattattacagggtcagataaagcttcgcctactctaattctctgagttctattttctagaaatatagccacccattcagtcactcttttttctagtccaatagcactcattttagccagtagtcttcaatgatctaccctatcaaatgcctttgataggtcaatcacaatacagtccatttggcctcctgaatccaggatatctgctatatcttgctgaaatcctacaagctgagcttcagtggaataacctttcctaaacccaaactgccttctgtcaaaccagttattaattttgcaaacatgtctaatataatcagaaagaatgctttcccaaagcttacatgcaatgcatgtcaaactgactggcctgtaattttaagctttatgtctatcaccctttcctttatacacaggggctactatagcaactctccattcatttggtatagctccttcaaccaaacaataatcaaataagtatttcagatatggtactatatcccaacccattgtctttagtaccgtatatccccagaaatcttatcaattcccaCTGCTTTTccagtttcaacttttgtatcatactgtaaatgtcattttcatcataggtaaattttcatacttctttagtattactcatcccccctgtctggacattatcgctgtaaccaacaatctttacatactgctgactgaatacttctgccttttgaagatcctcgcatacacactccccttgttcattaatgattcctggaatgtcctcctttgaacctgtttctgccttaaaatacctatacatacccttccatttttcactaaaatttgtatgaccaccaattatgcttgccatcatgttattcttagctgacttctttgctagattcaatttcctattaagttccttcaatttctccttacttccacaaccatttctaactccattttgttccaacctgcacctccttattaatctctttacttctctgttataatatagtggatctttaccactccttaccacttttaaaggtacaaacctatcttcacattcctcaataattgctttaaacccatcccagagtctgtttacatttttatttaccattttccagcaatcatagttactttttttaaactccctcatgcctgttttgtcagccatatggtactgcctaacagtcctaattttaataccttccttcctttcacatttatttttaactacgacaaaaatagcttcgtgatcactaataccatctattatttcagtttctctatagagctcatctggttttatcagcaccacatccaaaatattcttccctctagttggttccatcactttctgaatcagctgcccttcccatattaacttatttgccatttgttgttcatgcttcttgtcgtttgcattaccttcccaattgacatttggtaaattgagatcacctgctactatcacattcctttccatatcatttccaacatagctgattatcttatcaaataattctgaatcagcatcagtactaccctttcccggtctgtacactccaaagacatcacattgcctattatctttagagatgagccgtacacccagaatttcatgtttttcatccttaactttttcgtatcttacaaattcttctttcaccagaatgaatactccccctcctattattcctatcctatctctacgatacacactccagttctgtgagaatatttctgcatccattatatcacttctcagccatgattcaactcctattacaatatctggtaagtatatacagtATCTATTAAATGAATtagattcctttgtttacaatgcttctacagttgagcactaacatttttatgtcatccctacttgatttccagttccctgttcgcttcacaccgctccctaggccaccccgtttccctgaatgtatctgcctataacccttctaaacaagtttcctaacttatatgtatcactgcggtttaagtgaaggccatctgagcgcagatctctgtctcctacccacccattaggatctagaaatctcactcccagtttcccacatacccactccatagtctcatttaaatctccaatcaccttccagtcagtatccctccttcaCAGTATTCCACGAACTGTCCACGAACTACACTTACATAATTATTACACCAATACAAACAGCAGTAATCACCAAACTGGTTTACCCTGGACAATATGCAAATGGTCAAGATGTTCTTGTACCCTTCAGAATTAAGATTTCTGTTCAATGAAAGGGATAAGTCCATTACATGAAAAATATTCCCATAACAACAATTTCTCCAATTTTCAATGTTGGCACTACAGTACATGTGGAAGCAGATATCATAGCCTACTCTAAGTATATGCCATAATCAAATCCATCAATTGGATTGTCACATAATATACCAGGATTTAGCACTCAGAAGCATATTTCCATTTGTCCATCATCTAGTGCAGTAACTTTTTACATCACTTTATGAGTCGCTTCACAATGTCTGGTTTATCCACAACAGGTCTATCACAGATCCCCATTCCTCTGAACTTGTGACACAGTCATGGACAATTAATGTCAATGAGGAATTCCCACAATTGTTTCATCCTATGTCTGGCAATTTTTACAAGTTACATtcttcaacactcaacagtttaTGTCTTTCATTGTGCCTTCACATTTTCAGTTCATCAGAAACAGTTGACATGGGCAAACTGAGAACTCTTACGCAGATTTTGTGGTATTTTTGATGTGACAACCAATAAGTAACCAATGTAAGCAATAGGAATAAGTAATTCACTATCAGAGTTGTTGATCTTTGCTGCGAACCCATTATGCCAGTATTtcttattaatgaacaaaacataGTAGGCCTACTCTGTCCCCTTTTATGCCAATAAGTGTTGTCTTAATGACATCTGGGCATCTGTTTCCAATTACAGAGAATGTCATCAACTTCCAAAGGCTGTGTGCCTTATTGCTGCAAACATTCTTCTCTCTCTTCTGCCATTCCCTTAATTTCCTGGTAATTCTGATGTCTGGAACCTCCATTTCATCTTTTATCATCT
The Anabrus simplex isolate iqAnaSimp1 chromosome 3, ASM4041472v1, whole genome shotgun sequence genome window above contains:
- the PolG1 gene encoding DNA polymerase subunit gamma-1, mitochondrial, which codes for MENLLSFASKKEVTQTLSKLVPLQQMRIRYKCSSLYSGEQLEEIKKKSTKKVLATSKSNSHPPKQKGKSSILQTINRGALESLNLVLSECQPHSSRKEIVDHVTDKLHVRRENIVLEEVHATVNKYDSQSSIKNKKNRKGQPSSKSVNDENKNESRWNEVNIQMLSPSLFSQLFGRDQESKGPSTEQVERAQQELSKHNLLNVEKTLMDDITLKLPKLEGQNIEEHFYVIGERQCAPYRQLLNELVSGIPRIPEKWILQPGWTRYCNEVEPHSVPFPQEDAFVFDVEVCVSNGQMPTLATAVSNKAWYGWVSHSLLEGAVSSVRKQHYMIEDLIPLESGPTRRGWGGNRQDLKKPRVVVGHNVSYDRARTKEQYWLESTGTRFVDTMSMHVCVSGVTSYQRAVLKTEVQSEEDNEWRKYSSLNSLSEVHKLYCGSMLDKSSRDVFVTGSLSEILEQFQQLMMYCAGDVMATHNILTKLLPIFLERFPHPVTLAGMLELSIAYLPVNSNWCRFLSDAQQTFEDLDSEARFLLSRRADESCKLLHEEKYREDIWLWDQDWSVQKINLKKGVVKKSSIEKNKPDKCSIGSELQQKKSIETNYFESELAIINSDESITRSEIEHSSDEEDEDSLKKKFEYLDATREMLPARIPHLAGYPAWYRKLCRRPNEPDWVPGAQLISTSMQITPKLLSLTWESYPLHYIREHGWGFLIPFVETFDEDSNSPQVPLKQLLERCPIPTLKPPCATLSESSAVLETLHQDVENKLSWCKSQSKNMSENVPKWYHGTGLWCNVEIGGCCWFFKLPHKDGVNNRVGNPLAKDFLNKFSENVLASTNEGAEKVLDIGRKLSYWRNNHERVEGQLVVWLGQRDLPRHLRVSDKNFGAILPQVVVCGTLTRRAVEPTWMTASNAQKGRVGSELRAMVQAPPGYSFVGADVDSQELWIASVIGDAHFAKMHGATPLGWMTLSGRKADGTDMHSVTAKAIGISRDHAKVLNYARIYGAGQQFAERLLKQFNPSMSDSDARIKANKMFTLTKGRRIFRLRQEYRSVLEDRPYTMYEARKIRAQHGLTLAEMFEDPQWVGGTESAMFNRLEEIANSLKPVTPFLNCRLSRALEPSKGNDDRFLPTRVNWVVQSGAVDFLHLMLVCMRWLQGSSTRFCLSFHDEVRYLVPNEQRYQAALGLHITNLLVRAFCSRRLGLYDLPQSVAFFASVEVDTVLRKEAHQDCITPSNPHGLFRGYGIPLGESLDIQQAVEKAGHSLRIPRMERRKDVQSYKKETCDQGGFAGQSRAAQG